One region of Mus musculus strain C57BL/6J chromosome 3, GRCm38.p6 C57BL/6J genomic DNA includes:
- the Sohlh2 gene encoding spermatogenesis- and oogenesis-specific basic helix-loop-helix-containing protein 2, whose product MADRISTGELGRRPGQGRVNLLLVGDATRYFLAGSMQKFFPSTAQITLTISNVKKVAVLLAANSFDIIFLKVTSTLTAEEQEAAKLIRSGKKKNTHLLFAFVIPERLKGYVSEYGADISFSEPLTLEKVNTVIHYWKTYFTNTDMENTELPPECRLYFQTSRSELGGRFSTDMFLCSELLKNDARLGLKAPLSSLDKSKQASFLHSTKEKLRRERIKSCCEQLRTLLPYVKGRKSDVASVIEATVDYVKQVRESLSPAIMAQVTEAIQNNRRFSKRQMPIELFLPFSATSQREDAMLTSAFSPVQEIQLLADRGLNVYSMTAAGGALEGAVRGQPGSVSESSIEDLYKTRVPSTARSLNSFHSVKYTSGTVSPHEAAARTNQNISTYLPPTAPSVSNFIPQHCNAMLCPARPTSPNCLCTPGHELAASSRAASASIFRGFRAASASDHQASQPPALPSPQPHDSSYF is encoded by the exons ATGGCCGACCGGATCAGCACTGGGGAGCTAGGCCGGAGGCCTGGGCAG gGCAGAGTAAATCTTTTGCTGGTTGGAGATGCCACAAGATACTTCCTGGCTGGCTCTATGCAGAAATTCTTTCCTAGCACAGCACAGATCACCCTGACCATCAGCAATGTGAAGAAGGTCGCCGTGCTTTTGGCTGCTAACTCGTTTGACATAATTTTCTTGAAGGTGACTTCCACTCTAACTGCAGAGGAGCAGGAGGCTGCCAAGTTAATTAG ATCTGGcaagaagaaaaacacacattTGCTGTTTGCTTTTGTAATACCTGAAAGACTTAAAG GCTATGTTTCAGAATATGGAGCTGACATTAGTTTCAGTGAGCCGCTGACCTTGGAAAAAGTGAACACGGTGATACACTACTGGAAAACGTATTTCACAAATACGG ATATGGAAAACACTGAGTTGCCTCCAGAATGCCGGCTGTACTTTCAGACGTCCCGCAGTGAACTCGGAGGGCGTTTTTCTACAGATATGTTTctttg CTCTGAACTGCTGAAGAATGACGCTAGACTTGGATTAAAGGCCCCGTTGTCGAGTCTAGACAAAAGCAAACAGGCGTCTTTTCTTCACTCAACCAAAGAAAAGCTGAGACG AGAACGCATCAAGTCTTGCTGTGAGCAGCTGCGCACGCTCCTGCCATACGTCAAGGGGAGGAAGAGCGATGTGGCATCAGTTATCGAGGCCACAGTTGATTATGTGAAGCAGGTCCGGGAGTCTCTCTCTCCAGCCATTATGGCCCAG GTTACAGAAGCCATTCAGAACAATAGAAGGTTTTCTAAGAGACAGATGCCCATCGAGCTGTTCCTTCCATTCTCAGCCACATCACAGAG GGAAGATGCCATGCTGACCAGCGCTTTCTCACCTGTGCAAGAGATTCAGCTCCTGGCTGATCGGGGCCTGAACGTGTATTCCATGACTGCTGCAGGAGGAGCTTTGGAGGGAGCAGTGAGAG GTCAGCCAGGCTCTGTTTCCGAGAGCTCTATTGAGGATCTGTATAAGACTCGCGTCCCCAGCACAGCCCGATCTCTGAATTCCTTCCACTCTGTCAAATACACTTCTGGAACTGTCTCTCCCCATGAGGCAGCTGCCAGGACAAATCAGAACATTTCCACTTATTTGCCACCCACTGCACCCAGTGTGTCCAACTTTATTCCTCAGCACTGCAATGCCATGCTTTGCCCAGCACGCCCAACCAGTCCCAACTGCCTG TGCACTCCGGGCCATGAGCTTGCAGCCAGTTCTCGCGCTGCCTCAGCCAGCATCTTTCGTGGATTCCGTGCGGCGTCAGCTTCGGATCACCAGGCCTCTCAGCCACCTGCTCTGCCATCTCCACAGCCTCACGACAGTAGTTACTTTTAA